Sequence from the Sanguibacter keddieii DSM 10542 genome:
GGCGACCAGGTGCACCTCCCGGCCGTGGACCTGGGAGACGAAGGTCACGGGGCCGCCTGCCGCGTCCTCGACGAGCCTGCGGTTCTCCTCGACGGACCCCGGCGCGTCACCGACGGCGGTCCCCACGTTGAGCCCCGCCCAGGGTCCGGTCGAGACACCTCCGTCGCGGGTGGTGAAGAACGCACGGATCCCGGGCCCGAGGTCGACCTCGAGCACCGGGATCCGTGGTGCGTGCATGGTGGTGACGGTGCTACTTGAGGAAGTCCGGGACGTCGAGGTCGTCGACGCGGCGACGCGGCGGCTCCTCGTCGAAGATCCTCGGGACCTCGAGCTGCCCCGTGCGCTGCACGGCGTCCGGCTCGGTCGACATGTAGGCCGGGACCGGACCGGTGGCTCCGGGCTCGGGCTGCCAGGCCGGCGCGGCAGCAGCGGGACGGGCCTGCTGCTGCGACGGGTCGACCGGTGCGGCGTCCGAGGAGTCGAAGCCGGAGTCGAGCGGCACGACCGGGCGCGCGAGGGCGTGCACCCCGGTGGTCGTGGGCACCGGCTCGGCAGCCGCGGGGGCCGCGTGCTGCTGCTGGACAGGCTGGGCCTGCTGCTGCTGACGCACGTCCTTGCGGGCGTGCGGCGAGCCGCCGTCGAAGCCGGCGGCGATCACGGTGACGCGGACCTCGTCGCCGAGCGCGTCGTCGATGACCGTACCGAAGATGATGTTCGCCTCGGGGTGCGCGGCCTCGTGCACGAGCCGGGCGGCCTCGTTGATCTCGAAGAGCCCGAGGTCGGACCCACCCTGGATGCTCAGCAGCACGCCGTGCGCGCCGTCGATGCTGGCCTCGAGGAGCGGCGAGGAGATCGCGAGCTCGGCGGCCTGCACGGCGCGGTCGTCGCCCCGTGCGGAGCCGATACCCATGAGTGCGCTGCCCGCGCCCTGCATGACCGACTTGACGTCGGCGAAGTCGAGGTTGATCAGGCCCGGGGTGGTGATGAGGTCGGTGATGCCCTGGACACCCGAGAGCAGCACCTGGTCGGCCGAGTGGAAGGCGTCGAGGGCCGAGACGTTGCGGTCCGACATGGACAGCAGGCGGTCGTTCGGGA
This genomic interval carries:
- the ftsZ gene encoding cell division protein FtsZ, whose product is MTTPQNYLAVIKVVGIGGGGVNAVNRMIEVGLKGVEFIAINTDAQALLMSDADVKLDVGRELTRGLGAGADPEVGKKAAEDHEEEIEDVLRGADMVFVTAGEGGGTGTGGAPVVARIARSLGALTVGVVTRPFTFEGRRRATQAESGIDALRNEVDTLIVIPNDRLLSMSDRNVSALDAFHSADQVLLSGVQGITDLITTPGLINLDFADVKSVMQGAGSALMGIGSARGDDRAVQAAELAISSPLLEASIDGAHGVLLSIQGGSDLGLFEINEAARLVHEAAHPEANIIFGTVIDDALGDEVRVTVIAAGFDGGSPHARKDVRQQQQAQPVQQQHAAPAAAEPVPTTTGVHALARPVVPLDSGFDSSDAAPVDPSQQQARPAAAAPAWQPEPGATGPVPAYMSTEPDAVQRTGQLEVPRIFDEEPPRRRVDDLDVPDFLK